The following nucleotide sequence is from Plectropomus leopardus isolate mb unplaced genomic scaffold, YSFRI_Pleo_2.0 unplaced_scaffold22732, whole genome shotgun sequence.
actttgtgtaatttttttattttactgcttatttttaattcagtgtgtctctgatgtcacttcctgtttgttggCGTGTAGCCACAGAAGGTCACTTCCTGTTGACCGGAGCGTATGACAACACGGCGAAGGTCTGGAGTCACCCGGGCTGGACCCCGCTGAAGACGCTGGCGGGACACGAGGGGAAGGTACCACACGCTGCGCTCTGATTGGTGgttgaggagctgctgctgattggtGGGTACGTTAACGTGTCacacctgtttgtttttccaggtgATGGGCGTCGACGTGTCGCCTGACGGGAAGCTGATCGCCACCAGCTCCTACGACCGAACCTTCAAACTGTGGCTGTCAGAGTGATGCGTTGATGATGTCATGACAGCAGaaacgtgatttttttttaatgatgaaaagagttttttgtgaaataaaagtgacaGTTGAGCCCAGAGTGTTTGAGTCTCTGTGGACGAAACACTTTAAACGCGTCACGCCGTCATTAATGATCGCCAACAGACCATCAAACGCCCGACACGTCTTAGCTCCCGCCCACACAGGTATCACACCTGTCACATGACTTCTGACTGATTCATCGACTGATTGATTCATTTGGAAAACATGTCACCATGAACACGACACACTGTGTACATGTTACTACACACTGCAATAAACACTGTATGTGTTTTAATACACACGATACACCACATATCCAGCCtgaacattttacacatttattatgttttagaCATAGTCctactttttacatttgtaaacaacacactgtgatgtttttctgatatttgaGCCACATTCT
It contains:
- the LOC121966010 gene encoding U4/U6 small nuclear ribonucleoprotein Prp4-like, encoding IFLTVFLFVCFALRYHLATGSGDNTCKVWELRNRKCLYTVPAHQNLLSAVRFQPTEGHFLLTGAYDNTAKVWSHPGWTPLKTLAGHEGKVMGVDVSPDGKLIATSSYDRTFKLWLSE